In Colwellia sp. M166, a genomic segment contains:
- the tusA gene encoding sulfurtransferase TusA produces MTTKTLPDTDHQLDAIGLRCPEPVMMIRQKIRQIAAGETLLVSTDDPSTTRDIPSFCRFMEHQLIAQQATNKPFQYVIKKGMA; encoded by the coding sequence ATGACAACCAAGACACTTCCAGACACTGACCATCAATTAGATGCAATAGGACTACGCTGTCCAGAGCCGGTGATGATGATACGACAAAAAATCCGTCAGATTGCCGCCGGTGAAACGCTATTAGTTAGCACTGATGACCCATCAACGACAAGAGATATCCCCAGTTTTTGTCGCTTTATGGAACATCAGCTTATTGCCCAACAAGCAACCAACAAACCTTTTCAATATGTTATTAAAAAAGGCATGGCTTAA
- the glyS gene encoding glycine--tRNA ligase subunit beta, producing the protein MTTQTLLIELGTEELPPKSLKTLAMTFHQQIKAQLDAAKLSYADIHWYATPRRLAVKVDGLVASQADKAIEKRGPAVNVAFDAEGNASKAAEGWARSNGITVADAERLVTDKGEWLLHKTVEQGKHIELLIPDMVNQAVAKLPVPKPMRWGSGRTQFIRPVHTLTMLYGEKIIAGETLNVNSNNVVTGHRFHHDGLVTINHADNYEKILRDAYVVVDYQERKKTILEQINLAAEEIGGIALPDEELLDEVTSLVEWPVVLVGSFDEEFLNVPAEPLIYSMKDHQKYFPVTSVDGKLLNKFIFVSNIASKDPSQVIKGNEKVIRPRLADAEFFFKTDKKQTLESRLVSLESVLFQKQLGTVKAKSERIASLSEFVAEKTGDDKALAYRAGLLSKTDLMSDMVLEFPQVQGTMGKYYAQHDGEPAAVAQALEDQYRPRYAGDALPEQTIGCAVAIADKVDSLVGIFGINQPPKGDKDPFALRRAAIGLIRIIIEKQLNLDIAELIAKSVELYQDKLSNDDVAKQVLDFISGRYRAYYQDQKIAIDVIQAVLANAPSKPLDFDKRIHAVTHFKTLAESTTLAAANKRVGNILVKFKGELYSEFKQELASEAAEQELAESFAKVKVKVAPLMVDKDYQNALAELATLKQPIDNFFDNVMVMADDEAIKTNRLTLLSEIRNSFFAIADISLLQ; encoded by the coding sequence ATGACTACTCAAACACTATTAATAGAATTGGGTACTGAAGAGTTACCACCCAAATCGTTAAAAACTTTAGCAATGACTTTTCATCAACAAATTAAAGCCCAATTGGACGCAGCTAAGCTTTCTTATGCTGATATCCATTGGTATGCGACACCAAGACGTTTAGCAGTTAAAGTTGATGGTTTGGTTGCTAGTCAAGCTGATAAAGCCATCGAGAAACGTGGGCCTGCTGTTAATGTAGCATTTGACGCCGAAGGTAATGCAAGTAAAGCTGCAGAAGGTTGGGCTCGTTCAAATGGCATTACCGTCGCAGATGCTGAGCGTTTGGTTACGGATAAAGGTGAATGGCTGCTACATAAAACGGTAGAGCAAGGTAAGCACATTGAGCTGTTGATTCCTGATATGGTTAACCAGGCGGTAGCTAAATTGCCAGTGCCTAAACCTATGCGTTGGGGTTCAGGCAGAACGCAGTTCATCCGCCCAGTGCATACACTGACTATGCTTTACGGCGAAAAAATTATTGCTGGTGAAACACTCAATGTAAATTCCAATAATGTTGTTACTGGACATCGTTTTCATCATGATGGCTTAGTCACTATTAATCATGCTGATAATTACGAAAAAATCTTACGTGATGCCTATGTTGTGGTTGATTATCAAGAACGTAAAAAAACCATTCTAGAGCAAATTAATTTAGCAGCTGAAGAAATTGGCGGCATTGCCTTACCTGATGAAGAGTTACTTGATGAAGTGACTTCATTGGTAGAATGGCCTGTTGTCTTAGTAGGGAGCTTTGACGAGGAGTTTCTTAATGTGCCAGCAGAACCATTAATATATTCAATGAAAGATCATCAAAAATACTTTCCGGTCACCAGTGTTGACGGTAAGTTATTGAATAAATTCATTTTTGTTTCAAATATCGCTAGTAAAGACCCAAGCCAAGTTATTAAGGGCAATGAGAAGGTAATTCGTCCACGTTTAGCTGATGCTGAATTTTTCTTTAAAACAGATAAAAAACAAACACTTGAGTCTAGGTTGGTCAGTTTAGAATCAGTTTTATTCCAAAAACAATTGGGAACAGTAAAAGCAAAATCAGAACGTATTGCCAGCTTAAGTGAATTCGTTGCTGAGAAAACGGGTGATGATAAAGCACTGGCTTACCGTGCCGGTTTGTTAAGTAAAACTGATCTGATGTCGGATATGGTGCTTGAGTTTCCACAAGTACAAGGCACCATGGGTAAATACTATGCTCAACATGATGGTGAACCCGCGGCTGTTGCGCAAGCGTTAGAAGATCAATATCGTCCACGTTATGCGGGTGATGCATTACCTGAGCAAACTATTGGTTGTGCGGTAGCTATCGCAGATAAAGTTGATTCTTTAGTGGGAATATTTGGTATTAACCAACCACCAAAAGGCGATAAAGACCCGTTTGCACTTCGCCGTGCGGCTATTGGCTTGATCCGTATTATTATTGAAAAGCAACTGAATCTTGATATTGCTGAACTCATTGCGAAAAGTGTCGAGTTATATCAAGATAAATTATCTAATGACGATGTGGCTAAACAAGTTTTAGATTTTATCTCAGGTCGCTATCGTGCGTACTACCAAGATCAAAAAATTGCCATTGATGTTATTCAAGCGGTTTTAGCTAATGCGCCATCTAAACCTTTAGATTTTGACAAACGTATTCACGCCGTAACTCACTTTAAAACGTTAGCTGAATCAACAACGTTAGCAGCAGCTAACAAGCGTGTAGGTAATATTCTAGTGAAGTTTAAAGGTGAGTTATATTCTGAATTTAAACAAGAATTAGCATCTGAAGCTGCTGAACAAGAGCTTGCTGAAAGTTTTGCAAAAGTAAAAGTGAAAGTAGCGCCATTAATGGTAGATAAAGATTATCAAAATGCACTTGCTGAATTAGCGACATTAAAGCAACCAATTGATAACTTTTTCGATAATGTTATGGTGATGGCAGACGATGAAGCCATTAAAACTAACCGTTTAACTTTGCTCAGTGAAATTCGTAATAGCTTCTTTGCTATTGCCGATATATCATTATTGCAATAA
- the pepQ gene encoding Xaa-Pro dipeptidase, translating into MNTLASHYPAHVAELQKRTKAVLTRENLQGLVIHSGQEIKAFLDDNSYPFRVNPHFKAWLPLVDIPNCWLLVNGRDKPTLIYYQPVDFWHKVIELAGSYWSDFFDIKILSKASEVDKLLPYDKKAFAYIGAHIEVAKALGFEHINPEPLINYLHFHRAYKTSYEQECMRRSNAIAVKGHKAAKAAFFDGASEYDIQHAYLKATQHVESETPYGNIVALNENTSILHYTALDREVPQAHRSFLLDAGANFHGYASDITRTYSFKRDRFAELIARMDSLMLNAVDGLKPGLSYVDLHIASYREIGKVLKEFNFINVDVDTAVDSGIISTFFPHGLGHHLGLQVHDVGGFMADERGTHVNTPEQHAFLRTSRIIESNQVFTIEPGLYFIDSLLADLKQSVHGKMVNWQEVDTMRPFGGIRIEDNIIVHQSHNENMTRDFELN; encoded by the coding sequence ATGAATACACTAGCGAGTCACTATCCAGCTCATGTTGCTGAATTACAAAAAAGAACCAAAGCTGTATTAACAAGAGAAAATCTTCAAGGCTTAGTCATTCATTCTGGTCAAGAGATCAAGGCTTTTTTAGACGATAATAGCTACCCATTTCGTGTTAATCCACACTTTAAAGCATGGTTACCTTTAGTTGATATTCCTAATTGTTGGTTATTAGTAAATGGCCGCGATAAGCCAACACTTATTTATTACCAACCAGTTGATTTTTGGCATAAAGTTATTGAATTAGCCGGTAGCTACTGGAGTGATTTTTTCGATATTAAAATTCTCTCTAAGGCAAGTGAGGTTGATAAGTTATTGCCTTACGATAAAAAGGCCTTTGCTTATATCGGTGCTCATATCGAAGTCGCAAAAGCCTTAGGCTTTGAGCATATCAATCCTGAGCCATTGATCAACTATTTACACTTCCATCGTGCTTATAAAACATCATATGAGCAAGAATGCATGCGCCGTTCTAATGCCATTGCGGTTAAGGGCCATAAAGCAGCAAAGGCGGCCTTTTTTGATGGCGCCTCAGAATATGATATTCAACATGCTTACCTTAAAGCGACACAGCATGTTGAAAGTGAAACACCTTATGGCAATATTGTCGCCTTGAATGAAAACACGTCGATATTACATTACACCGCGTTAGATCGCGAGGTGCCACAAGCACACCGGTCATTTTTATTAGATGCGGGTGCTAATTTTCATGGTTATGCCTCAGATATCACGCGTACTTATTCCTTTAAGCGCGATCGTTTTGCAGAGTTAATCGCTCGCATGGACAGCTTAATGCTAAATGCGGTTGATGGTTTAAAGCCAGGGCTTAGTTACGTTGATCTGCACATTGCATCATATCGCGAGATAGGTAAGGTACTAAAAGAGTTTAATTTTATTAATGTTGATGTTGATACTGCAGTAGATAGTGGCATTATTTCAACTTTCTTTCCGCATGGTTTAGGGCATCATTTAGGTTTACAAGTCCATGATGTTGGTGGCTTTATGGCTGACGAACGTGGTACTCATGTTAATACTCCTGAGCAACACGCTTTTTTACGGACATCACGTATCATTGAAAGCAATCAAGTTTTCACTATCGAACCTGGATTATATTTCATTGATTCACTGCTTGCTGACTTAAAGCAATCAGTGCATGGCAAAATGGTTAACTGGCAAGAAGTTGATACTATGCGTCCATTTGGCGGTATCAGAATCGAAGATAATATTATCGTTCACCAGTCTCATAATGAAAATATGACACGAGATTTTGAATTAAATTAA
- a CDS encoding TrkH family potassium uptake protein, which yields MQFKNIIRILGLLVALLSVTMLPPAFVSLVYRDGGGVSFLMSFVFCLIAGLLSWYPYRAEKSDLRAREGFLIVVLFWTVLASFSAVPLLLLDEPNLSVADAFFESFSGLTTTGATILTKIDGLPHAVLWYRQQLQWLGGMGIIVLAVAILPMLGIGGMQLYRAEMPGPVKDSKMTPRIADTAKHLWMIYVTLTVACALSYWAAGMNLFDAICHSFSTIAIGGFSTHDLSMGYFDSPLINFICVFFLLVAGVNFALHFAVVNSRSLRSYFYDSELKAFLSIQLVLTLICFVVLMSFNVYQSGFENFEQALFHAVSIGTTAGFSAASANEAAFSNWPTLLPILLIFSSFIGGCAGSAGGGMKVIRVLLLYLQGVRELNKLVHPKAVFTIKLGKKALPNRVVEAIWGFFSAYAAVFVICMLLLLAAGMDDIAAFTAVAACLNNLGPGLGQVAANFADINDFSKWVLVVAMLFGRLEIFTLLVLFTPAFWRT from the coding sequence GTGCAATTTAAAAATATCATCCGAATATTAGGTTTACTAGTCGCTTTATTGAGTGTGACTATGTTACCGCCAGCTTTTGTTTCACTCGTTTACCGTGATGGTGGCGGTGTTTCTTTTTTAATGTCTTTTGTTTTTTGCCTGATCGCAGGGTTACTGTCTTGGTATCCTTATCGCGCTGAAAAAAGTGATTTAAGGGCACGAGAAGGTTTTTTAATAGTGGTGTTATTTTGGACTGTTTTGGCAAGCTTTTCTGCAGTACCATTATTATTATTAGATGAACCCAATCTCTCCGTTGCTGATGCTTTCTTTGAATCGTTTTCTGGCCTTACTACCACAGGGGCAACGATATTAACTAAAATTGATGGTTTGCCGCATGCTGTGCTGTGGTATCGACAGCAATTACAATGGTTAGGAGGTATGGGTATTATTGTCCTCGCTGTGGCCATCTTACCTATGCTCGGTATTGGTGGTATGCAATTATATCGGGCGGAAATGCCGGGTCCAGTAAAAGATTCAAAAATGACCCCTCGTATTGCCGATACTGCCAAGCATTTGTGGATGATTTATGTAACGTTAACTGTTGCTTGTGCCTTGAGTTATTGGGCTGCCGGAATGAACCTTTTTGATGCTATTTGCCATTCTTTTTCTACTATTGCGATTGGTGGCTTTTCAACCCATGATTTGAGTATGGGCTACTTTGACAGCCCATTGATTAATTTTATTTGTGTCTTCTTCTTACTGGTTGCTGGGGTGAACTTTGCCTTACATTTTGCCGTAGTTAACAGTCGTTCATTACGCAGTTACTTTTATGATTCAGAATTAAAAGCTTTTTTAAGTATTCAGTTAGTCTTAACGCTGATTTGTTTTGTCGTCTTGATGAGTTTTAATGTTTATCAATCGGGCTTTGAAAATTTTGAACAAGCACTTTTTCATGCGGTATCTATTGGCACTACGGCAGGGTTTTCGGCAGCATCTGCCAATGAAGCCGCTTTTTCTAATTGGCCAACGCTGTTACCTATATTATTAATATTTTCAAGTTTTATTGGTGGTTGTGCGGGCAGTGCTGGTGGTGGCATGAAAGTTATTCGTGTTCTACTTCTTTACCTTCAAGGTGTTCGAGAGCTGAATAAATTGGTGCATCCCAAAGCGGTATTTACGATTAAATTAGGTAAAAAAGCCTTACCCAATAGAGTTGTCGAAGCTATCTGGGGCTTCTTTTCTGCCTATGCCGCTGTCTTTGTTATTTGTATGCTATTGCTATTAGCCGCAGGTATGGACGATATTGCTGCATTTACCGCGGTGGCTGCCTGTTTAAATAACTTAGGCCCAGGTTTAGGACAAGTCGCGGCAAACTTTGCTGATATAAATGATTTTAGTAAGTGGGTATTAGTTGTTGCTATGTTATTTGGACGTTTAGAGATTTTTACCTTGCTGGTATTATTCACACCAGCATTTTGGCGAACCTAA
- a CDS encoding YigZ family protein: MSTPYVIAADEIIDETIVTRSRFICYLKPCTSAADAKAFIKSLQALHPQANHHCYAFIAGRPENSQLYGFSDDGEPSGTAGKPMLSMLIGSQIGELCAVVVRYFGGTKLGPGGLQRAYGGSVKQALAVLPTKLKIPMVRKTLACQYSQVNDVLYYIGQFGGEIIRQDYNENIVLTLALPDEKLEFFQLQLQTMSAGQLTLQPITKKQ; the protein is encoded by the coding sequence GTGTCCACGCCTTATGTGATAGCTGCTGACGAGATTATTGATGAAACAATTGTCACTCGCAGCCGCTTTATTTGCTACCTTAAGCCTTGCACTAGTGCTGCTGATGCCAAGGCGTTTATAAAAAGTTTACAAGCACTGCACCCACAGGCTAATCATCACTGTTACGCCTTTATTGCTGGTCGGCCTGAAAATAGTCAGTTGTATGGTTTTTCTGATGATGGTGAACCATCAGGTACCGCCGGTAAACCTATGCTGAGTATGTTAATAGGTAGTCAAATAGGTGAGCTTTGCGCAGTTGTTGTACGATATTTCGGTGGTACTAAACTTGGTCCTGGTGGATTACAGCGTGCATACGGCGGTAGTGTTAAACAAGCATTAGCGGTTTTACCGACAAAACTGAAAATTCCTATGGTACGCAAAACACTAGCGTGTCAATATAGCCAAGTAAACGATGTTTTGTACTATATTGGACAGTTTGGTGGCGAGATCATTCGACAAGACTACAATGAAAATATTGTCCTTACGCTCGCATTACCAGATGAAAAACTTGAGTTTTTCCAACTGCAGTTGCAAACAATGTCTGCTGGGCAGTTAACACTACAACCGATAACTAAAAAGCAATAA
- a CDS encoding transglycosylase SLT domain-containing protein gives MPLGSFRFLKSILLSTLLASTASFANDENLQRKTFLQAEKQVWNSGSATYQNLYNQLHYYPLQPYLDQKRLMTKINLSSASEINDYLNKYEGTPLDWPLRKKWLNYLAKRNKPVLFQRFYKVTNNVELTCQYYLFQLKSGVAASSILPKVTPLWLVGKSQPKVCDPLFKKWQQAGYRTNDIIWQRIVLAADGGKHTLIPYLTMLLPKNEQYLAELWHKVRRDPSYVKRLTKFKNKTPREAEIVAYGLKRLIWRAPQQALDSYALAKTLLPFTKQQQQQITLKFALALASKNHLDAAGWLAQVDDKDFNSNLTQWYITDALRDQNWQNIKTKLLKLPEIAQKSLKWRYWYSRSLLATGALETGNKLLSELAQSRHYYGFLAASYLNKPANFQNIPLDVSADEKALIIKSPEAKRAFELFAIGRFHHARQEWNYWLSKLNKRDKLVASKIANEMHWYDRAIFTLAKVGYLDDVNLRFPLGFENEIKHYAGNEKINSAWAFAIARRESSFMSDANSSAGAKGLMQIMPGTAKQLARKTVSNRYLLDAKNNIKLGTKYLRNLLDRHDGNPVLATAAYNAGPYRVKTWLKGAESLPADVWIETIPFKETREYVKSVLAYQQIYQHKVGQTVSLFDQIIAMNINE, from the coding sequence ATGCCGTTAGGTAGTTTCCGATTTCTCAAAAGCATTTTATTAAGTACACTATTGGCAAGTACAGCAAGTTTTGCTAATGATGAAAACTTGCAAAGGAAAACCTTTTTGCAAGCCGAAAAGCAAGTGTGGAATAGTGGCTCTGCAACTTATCAAAATTTATACAACCAACTGCACTACTACCCACTTCAGCCTTATTTGGATCAGAAGCGTTTAATGACAAAAATCAACTTGTCGTCTGCGTCAGAAATTAATGACTACTTAAACAAGTATGAAGGCACACCACTGGATTGGCCATTAAGAAAAAAATGGTTAAATTATTTAGCTAAACGTAACAAACCGGTACTTTTTCAACGCTTTTACAAAGTAACCAATAACGTTGAGTTAACCTGTCAATATTACTTATTTCAATTGAAATCGGGAGTAGCAGCTTCAAGTATCTTGCCAAAAGTGACACCACTGTGGCTGGTTGGTAAGTCTCAACCTAAAGTTTGTGATCCGCTATTTAAAAAATGGCAACAAGCGGGTTATCGAACCAATGATATTATCTGGCAACGTATCGTGTTAGCCGCAGATGGTGGTAAGCATACTTTAATTCCTTATTTAACCATGCTATTACCAAAAAATGAGCAGTATTTAGCTGAGCTTTGGCATAAAGTACGTCGTGATCCGTCCTACGTTAAACGTTTAACAAAATTTAAAAACAAAACTCCAAGAGAAGCTGAAATTGTTGCTTACGGTTTAAAGCGTTTGATATGGCGTGCACCTCAACAAGCACTTGATAGTTATGCTTTAGCTAAGACACTATTACCATTTACAAAACAACAGCAACAACAAATCACCTTGAAGTTTGCTTTAGCATTGGCCAGTAAAAATCATTTAGATGCGGCAGGGTGGTTAGCACAAGTTGATGATAAAGATTTTAATAGTAATTTAACACAGTGGTATATAACAGACGCATTACGAGATCAAAATTGGCAAAATATTAAAACTAAGCTGTTAAAATTACCTGAAATAGCACAAAAAAGCCTAAAGTGGCGTTATTGGTATAGTAGAAGTTTATTGGCAACCGGAGCGCTAGAAACTGGCAATAAACTATTAAGTGAACTGGCACAAAGCCGGCATTATTATGGTTTTTTAGCCGCCAGCTATTTAAATAAGCCAGCTAACTTTCAGAACATACCGCTTGATGTTAGTGCTGATGAAAAAGCGTTGATTATTAAAAGCCCTGAAGCGAAAAGAGCCTTTGAGTTGTTTGCTATTGGCCGATTTCATCATGCGCGTCAAGAATGGAACTATTGGTTATCGAAACTCAATAAGCGAGACAAGTTAGTTGCTTCTAAAATTGCTAATGAGATGCATTGGTATGACAGAGCTATATTTACCTTAGCTAAGGTTGGCTATCTTGATGATGTTAATTTACGCTTTCCATTAGGCTTTGAAAATGAGATTAAACATTACGCTGGCAATGAAAAAATCAATTCAGCATGGGCGTTTGCTATTGCTCGGCGAGAAAGTTCGTTCATGTCAGATGCTAATTCCTCTGCAGGGGCTAAAGGCTTAATGCAAATAATGCCAGGTACGGCAAAGCAGTTAGCACGTAAAACAGTGTCTAATCGGTATTTACTCGATGCTAAAAATAATATCAAGCTAGGGACTAAATATTTACGAAACTTATTGGATCGTCATGATGGTAACCCTGTGCTTGCTACCGCAGCTTATAATGCCGGTCCTTATCGAGTAAAAACTTGGTTAAAGGGGGCTGAATCGCTACCTGCAGATGTTTGGATCGAGACTATTCCGTTTAAAGAAACACGAGAATACGTCAAAAGTGTTCTCGCGTATCAACAAATATATCAACATAAAGTAGGGCAAACAGTTTCGTTATTTGATCAGATCATTGCGATGAATATAAATGAATAG
- the glyQ gene encoding glycine--tRNA ligase subunit alpha translates to MSTFNVKTFQGLILQLQDYWSRQGCVIVQPLDLEVGAGTFHPMTFLRSIGPEPMSSAYVQPCRRPTDGRYGENPNRLQHYYQFQVMLKPSPDNIQELYLDSLKEMGIDPLVHDIRFVEDNWESPTLGAWGLGWEIWLNGMEVSQFTYFQQVGGIECAPVTGEITYGLERLAMYIQNVDSIYDLVWTDGPMGKVLYGDVFHQNEVEQSTYNFEHADVADLFKTFDQCEVVSQKLIEAGLALPAYEQVMKASHAFNLLDARHAISVTERQRYILRVRTLSKACAQAYYAKREELGFPLCKNNDAKGTSAEGQA, encoded by the coding sequence ATGAGTACGTTTAATGTAAAGACCTTTCAAGGACTAATATTGCAGTTGCAAGATTATTGGTCACGTCAAGGCTGTGTCATAGTTCAGCCATTAGATTTAGAAGTAGGGGCTGGTACATTCCATCCAATGACATTTTTGCGCTCTATTGGTCCAGAGCCAATGAGTAGTGCATATGTTCAGCCATGTCGTCGTCCTACCGATGGCCGCTACGGCGAAAATCCTAATCGTCTACAACATTACTATCAGTTTCAAGTAATGCTTAAGCCATCACCGGATAACATTCAAGAATTATATTTAGACTCACTAAAAGAGATGGGCATAGACCCGCTAGTACATGATATTCGCTTTGTAGAAGATAACTGGGAATCACCAACTTTAGGTGCCTGGGGTCTTGGATGGGAAATCTGGTTAAACGGTATGGAAGTTAGCCAGTTTACTTACTTTCAACAAGTCGGTGGAATTGAGTGTGCACCTGTTACTGGTGAAATTACATACGGTCTAGAACGCTTAGCTATGTATATTCAGAACGTCGATAGTATCTATGATCTAGTCTGGACTGATGGCCCTATGGGTAAAGTACTTTATGGTGATGTATTCCACCAAAATGAAGTCGAACAATCAACTTATAACTTTGAACATGCTGATGTTGCCGATCTTTTCAAAACTTTTGACCAATGCGAAGTGGTTAGTCAAAAGCTTATTGAAGCAGGTTTAGCATTACCTGCATATGAACAGGTTATGAAAGCCTCGCATGCTTTTAACTTACTCGATGCTCGTCACGCTATTTCAGTGACAGAACGTCAACGTTATATTTTACGTGTCAGAACGTTATCTAAAGCATGTGCACAAGCTTATTATGCAAAACGCGAAGAGCTTGGTTTCCCTCTTTGTAAGAATAACGATGCCAAAGGCACTTCAGCAGAGGGGCAAGCATAA
- the trkA gene encoding Trk system potassium transporter TrkA gives MKIIIIGAGQVGGTLAENLVGEQNDITLIDTNSETLRELQDRMDLRVVTGHGSHPDVLKQAGAEDAELIVAVTNDDATNMIACQICYSLFNTANKIARIRSSKILKYQKELFQNKNIPVDHVIAPEQLVTRDIARLIDYPGALQVLEFAQGKVSLVAVKAYYGGLLVGHALSTLREHIPNIDTRVAAIYRNGKPIRPLGTTVIEADDEVFFIAASIHIRAVMNELQKLEAPYKKIMIAGGGNIGAGLARLLEKNHQVKLIEHSAKRAAYLASELSDTLVFAGDSSDQELLMEEHIDQFDVFIAVTNDDEANIMSSLLAKRLGVRKAMVLIQRSAYIDLVHGSNIDIAVSPQHATISALLTHVRRGNIDNVYSLRGGAAEAIEIVAKGDEKSSKVVGKTIQQIKLPPGTTIGAIVRDEEVLIAHSHTKIEAEDHVVLFLVSKRYISDVEALFQLDAITFF, from the coding sequence ATGAAAATAATAATTATTGGTGCTGGGCAAGTTGGTGGAACATTAGCTGAAAACCTTGTAGGAGAGCAAAACGATATAACCCTGATTGATACCAACAGTGAAACTCTGCGTGAATTGCAAGACAGAATGGATTTACGCGTTGTTACTGGTCACGGCTCTCATCCTGACGTACTTAAACAAGCTGGCGCTGAAGATGCTGAGCTAATCGTTGCGGTAACGAATGATGATGCGACAAACATGATCGCTTGCCAAATTTGCTATTCTTTATTTAATACCGCCAATAAAATTGCCCGCATTCGCTCAAGTAAAATACTAAAATATCAAAAAGAGCTTTTCCAAAATAAGAACATCCCCGTTGACCATGTCATTGCACCAGAACAACTAGTCACCCGTGATATTGCCCGACTCATAGATTACCCTGGAGCACTACAAGTATTAGAGTTTGCCCAAGGTAAAGTCAGCTTAGTTGCCGTAAAAGCCTATTATGGTGGACTATTGGTTGGTCATGCCCTGTCAACACTACGTGAACATATTCCTAATATAGATACCCGTGTTGCAGCGATTTATCGTAACGGTAAGCCCATTAGACCACTAGGGACTACGGTTATTGAAGCCGACGATGAAGTGTTCTTTATAGCCGCGAGTATTCATATTCGAGCGGTAATGAATGAATTACAAAAATTAGAAGCACCTTATAAAAAAATCATGATCGCCGGCGGAGGTAATATTGGTGCGGGTTTAGCTCGGCTGTTAGAAAAAAATCACCAAGTTAAATTAATAGAACACTCAGCTAAACGTGCTGCCTATTTAGCTTCTGAGTTAAGTGACACTTTGGTTTTTGCTGGTGACTCTTCTGATCAAGAGCTTCTGATGGAAGAGCATATTGACCAATTTGATGTTTTTATTGCGGTCACTAATGATGACGAAGCAAATATTATGTCATCGTTACTCGCCAAACGTTTAGGTGTGCGCAAAGCCATGGTATTAATCCAGCGCAGTGCCTACATTGATTTAGTTCATGGTAGTAATATAGATATTGCTGTTTCACCGCAGCATGCAACTATTTCAGCGCTATTAACTCACGTACGTCGAGGTAATATCGATAATGTTTACAGTTTGCGTGGTGGTGCAGCAGAAGCGATAGAGATTGTCGCTAAAGGTGATGAAAAATCCTCTAAAGTTGTTGGTAAAACTATCCAGCAAATTAAATTACCGCCCGGTACAACTATAGGCGCTATTGTCCGTGACGAAGAAGTGCTAATCGCCCATTCACATACTAAGATTGAAGCAGAAGATCATGTGGTGCTGTTTTTAGTCAGTAAACGTTATATCAGCGATGTTGAAGCCTTGTTCCAATTAGATGCTATAACATTTTTCTAA